One genomic window of Luteitalea pratensis includes the following:
- a CDS encoding ABC-F family ATP-binding cassette domain-containing protein translates to MLQLVGIRKAFADRVLLDDVTWQLNARDRVGLCGPNGAGKTTLLRILARLDEPDAGQLVTPSDLTIGYLPQDGLEYGGRALVDEARQAFGPLLALKEELHRLEDQLADTTLDDAAHGAVLMRYSEGQEDFRRLDGYTMDLRVATVLRGLGFEEDDMQKPTETFSGGWQMRIALAKLLLQRPALLLLDEPTNHLDLDARNWLEAYLTEYPGAVMLVSHDRYFLDAVVTRIADLSLRTITDYQGNYSYYLREHEARMERLRTMKREQDEEVARIKMFIDRFRYKATKAAQVQSRIKALEKVVPIDVPPERKQVHFTFPECTRSGRTVLELSHAGKRYAEKVIFRDLSLLIERGDRVALVGPNGAGKSTLMRMLSGAEAPDTGIRTEGHQVVVQYFAQDEANRLDPTRTVYETLADGSPNHMVPAIRNILGGFLFAGDDVYKKAGVLSGGERTRLAVARMLLRPANLLLLDEPTNHLDLDSKDVLLESLEGFTGTLILVSHDRYFVDRLATKIIAVGHGEALVYPGTYEEFRWSQEQRAATAAASNVPKTPAPVPKSPAPAKSPVQRQAPRADTNPGATVSPAGRSVTATQATPSEAAPVVSAPDRDERKRVEAEQRRLRRAWQTHQERVGRVESRIAECEREIKSLEEAMSGVGFYDDPVASKPIIDRHQALMWEVGDRMAEWEALLEAAPPAP, encoded by the coding sequence TGGGAATCCGCAAGGCCTTTGCCGATCGTGTGCTGCTCGACGATGTCACCTGGCAGCTGAACGCGCGTGACCGTGTCGGGCTATGTGGCCCCAACGGGGCTGGCAAGACGACGCTGCTGAGGATCCTGGCGCGCCTCGACGAGCCCGACGCAGGCCAGTTGGTCACGCCGTCGGACCTCACCATCGGGTACCTCCCGCAGGACGGCCTCGAATATGGCGGCCGGGCGCTCGTCGACGAGGCGCGGCAGGCGTTCGGACCGTTGCTCGCGCTGAAGGAAGAGCTGCATCGTCTCGAGGACCAGCTCGCCGACACGACGCTCGACGATGCGGCGCACGGGGCCGTGCTGATGCGGTACAGCGAGGGCCAGGAGGACTTCCGGCGCCTCGACGGCTACACGATGGACCTGCGGGTAGCCACGGTACTGCGCGGCCTCGGTTTCGAAGAGGACGACATGCAGAAGCCCACCGAGACGTTCTCCGGTGGGTGGCAGATGCGCATCGCGCTCGCCAAGCTGCTCCTGCAACGTCCCGCCCTGCTGCTGCTCGACGAGCCCACCAATCACCTCGACCTCGATGCCCGCAACTGGCTCGAGGCCTACCTGACCGAGTACCCCGGTGCGGTGATGCTGGTGTCGCACGACCGCTATTTCCTCGACGCCGTGGTGACACGCATCGCGGACCTGAGCCTCCGCACGATCACGGATTACCAGGGCAACTACTCGTATTACCTGCGCGAGCACGAGGCGCGCATGGAGCGGCTGCGTACGATGAAGCGCGAGCAGGACGAGGAGGTCGCGCGGATCAAGATGTTCATCGACCGGTTCCGCTACAAGGCCACCAAGGCCGCCCAGGTGCAGAGCCGGATCAAGGCACTCGAGAAGGTCGTGCCCATCGACGTCCCCCCCGAACGCAAGCAGGTGCACTTCACCTTCCCGGAGTGCACCAGGAGCGGCCGGACCGTGCTGGAACTGTCTCACGCCGGCAAGCGCTATGCCGAGAAGGTGATCTTCAGGGATCTGTCGCTGCTGATCGAGCGCGGCGACCGTGTGGCGCTCGTGGGGCCCAACGGCGCCGGCAAGTCGACGCTGATGCGCATGCTGTCGGGGGCCGAGGCGCCCGATACTGGCATCCGCACAGAGGGACACCAGGTCGTGGTCCAGTACTTCGCCCAGGACGAGGCGAACCGGCTCGACCCGACGCGCACGGTGTACGAAACGCTGGCGGACGGGTCGCCCAATCACATGGTGCCGGCCATCAGGAACATCCTCGGCGGGTTCCTGTTCGCCGGCGATGACGTGTACAAGAAGGCGGGCGTCCTGTCGGGCGGCGAACGCACCCGCCTGGCAGTGGCGCGCATGCTGTTGCGCCCCGCGAACCTCCTGCTGCTCGACGAGCCCACCAATCACCTCGACCTCGACTCGAAGGACGTGCTGCTCGAGTCGCTCGAGGGCTTCACGGGGACGCTCATCCTGGTCTCGCACGACCGCTACTTCGTCGACCGGCTGGCCACGAAGATCATTGCGGTGGGCCATGGCGAGGCGCTCGTTTACCCCGGCACCTACGAGGAGTTCCGCTGGAGCCAGGAACAGCGCGCCGCTACGGCAGCCGCCTCGAATGTGCCGAAAACTCCAGCGCCGGTGCCAAAGTCACCTGCGCCCGCCAAATCGCCCGTCCAGCGCCAGGCGCCCCGGGCCGACACGAACCCTGGCGCGACCGTGTCGCCCGCGGGGCGCTCCGTGACGGCGACACAGGCAACCCCGTCCGAGGCCGCACCAGTTGTGTCAGCCCCGGATCGCGACGAGCGCAAGCGGGTCGAGGCAGAACAGCGGCGCCTGCGACGAGCGTGGCAGACCCATCAGGAGCGCGTGGGACGCGTCGAGAGCCGGATTGCCGAATGCGAGCGCGAGATCAAATCGCTCGAGGAAGCGATGAGCGGGGTAGGGTTCTACGACGATCCGGTCGCGTCCAAGCCGATCATCGATCGTCACCAGGCACTGATGTGGGAAGTCGGCGACCGCATGGCGGAGTGGGAGGCCCTGCTGGAGGCCGCTCCGCCGGCACCATAG